A stretch of DNA from Aerosakkonema funiforme FACHB-1375:
AGGATGCCGGACCAGCCGACGAATACGAAGCGATCGCGCTTTAACCAGTCGTCGAGGACGTCAAACCATCCTCTTTGTGCTGAGGCGCGTCCGACTGCAACAGTCATTTCTAACCCTCTTGCTTTGTTATCTGGGAGGTTTCTAAGTAAGTTAACATAACTATATATTAATTTGTAGTCAAAATTAGTAAAGTCCCTAAATTAAAGTCGTTGGGATAGAGCGAAGGGCATGGGATATTGTAGAGAGGAGTAGAAATACTTAAGCGCACAGAAGGGATTTTTGTCTTTCTTGCTGCTTGCCGATCGCCGATTTACAATTACCAATCCCCCATTACCAATCTTTAAGTTAATGGCAAGTAACTGAGAATTTTACTACTATGACAGCACAAACAATCAACACAAGCGATCGCATACTCCGCCAAGACGTTTTGGGGTCTCGCCGTTTCAGCAATTACTGGTGGGCAAGCGTCACCACAATTGGCGGCGTCGGCTTTTTGTTAGCAGGTCTTTCCAGTTATCTGCACACAAACCTCTTGCCGTTGGGCGATCCCACCGATCTGATCTTTTTCCCGCAAGGGTTGGCAATGACCTTTTATGGGACAGCAGGTTCGCTTTTGGCACTTTACCTTTGGTTGACGATCGCTTTGGATGTCGGCGGCGGTTACAACGAATTTAATCAAGAAACCGGCTTCGTGAAAATTTTCCGGTGGGGCTTTCCCGGTAAAAATCGCCGCATCGAATTTAGCTGTCGCACCGATGACGTACAATCTATCCGCGTTGACATCAAGGACGGTTTGAACCCTCGCCGCGCTTTGTACCTGCGGGTCAAGAGTCGCCGCGATGTCCCCCTAACGCGAGTCGGTCAACCGATGTCTTTATCCGAACTGGAAAATCAAGGCGCTCAACTAGCTCGTTTCCTGGGTGTACCCCTAGAAGGTTTATGATCGGCTGGGTGGAATTTGTCAGTACAGGCCGTATTTATCAAATGCAAATCAAACTCGGACACTGGTTCGCATCAATTATACTGATGGGTGCATTGCTTTTGGGAGGATGCACGCAGCTACAAGATGCTACTGAAGCATCCCAAAGTCCATCAGCAACTGAAACTTCTGCACCTGTTATTCAAGCGAACAATCCCGAAATGACTAATTTACCTCGACTGGAAGGAAAGGCCACTGTCGTTATGGTGGTGAAAGGATCGCCCATTACGATCGAAGTGGATGGAACAAATGCCCCCATCACTGCCGGTAATTTCGTGGATCTCGTCCAGCGAGGCGTCTACGATGGTTTGGTGTTTCACCGCGTAGTACGGGAACCCCAACCTTTTGTAGTTCAAGGTGGCGACCCCCAAGGTAAAGACCCGAATTTCCGAGGTCAGTTGGGAACAGGCGGTTTTGAAGATCCGGCGACAGGGAAACCGCGTAACATTCCGTTGGAAATTAAGCCCAAAGGCGCAGATACTCCGGTTTATAGCAAAACGATAAATCAGCCACCTGTTTTGAACCACAAACGCGGTGCTGTGGCAATGGCTCGATCGCAGTTTCCAGATAGCGCTTCTTCTCAGTTTTACTTCGCTTTGACGGATCTGCCTTTCTTGGATGGCAGCTATGCTGTGTTTGGAAATGTCACCCAAGGCATGGATGTAGTTGACAAAATTCAACAGGGCGATCGCATTGAATCCGCTAAAGTAACTGAAGGGGCGGAAAATCTGAAGAAATAGTTAAAAGTCACTGGATTTTGGATTTTGGATTTTGCGCGAAGTGGGCGTCTTGGCGGTTCCCGTCACGATGCCCACCTTCGCAAGAGAGGATTTTGGATTGGTTCTGGCTTGAATATTGTGGAGACGTTTCATGAAACGTCTCTACAATAGACATCTTCAGAAAAGAATCTCAAAGGCAGGCAGGATGCCTACCCCACAAGAATTTTTGGAGATGTCTAATAGTTTTTGACGCATTTCAAGTTTTGTCCGATCGTTGCCCAGCCAATCCAAAATCCAAAATCTAAAATCGGGCGACAACACCGAGAAAAGTGAAAGTAGTTGTTACCGGCATTGGTTCGATCTGTTGTTTGGGTACGCTGGAAACTAGCTGGCAAAATTTGATTTCCGGTCAGTCTGGTATTCGCGTTCATCAACCTTTTCCTGAATTAGAGGCGCGTCCTTTGGCGCTGATTGGAAATAAGCCAGCTGAGTTATTAAGATTAACTCGGCTGGTTGTTACTTTGGCGTTAAAAGATGCAAATCTTCTACCTCCTTTATCTAATTGTGGAGTGGCGATCGGATCTAGTCGCAGTCAGCAAGCTGTTTGGGAAAAGTTGGCGTCGATCTCAGCCTTCCCCATTGACGGCGAGGCGGGAAAGTCTCTAAAAGATTGGTTGGAAACTCTGCCGCATATGGGTGCGATCGCAGCTGCTCGTCAAATCGCTACAATTGGGCCAGTGCTTGCACCGATGGCGGCTTGTGCAACGGGGATTTGGTCGATCGCGCAAGGTTTTGAGTTAATCCAAACAAGGCAATGCGATATGGTAATTGCCGGTGCGGTGGAAGCCCCGATTACGCGGCTGACTTTGGCTGGCTTTAAACAGATGGGTGCTTTGGCGAAAACTGGTGCTTATCCGTTCGATCGATATCGGGAAGGTCTGGTGTTGGGAGAAGGTGCGGCAGTTTTGGTGCTGGAATCGCTTGAATCAGCTAAGCGTCGAGGTGCGAAGATTTACGGTCAAGTTTTGGGTTTTGGCTTGACAAACGATGCACATTATGCTAATGCTCCGGAAGAGGGAGGGTGGAATGCGATCGCAGCCATCAAGCAATGTTTGGAACGCAGCAATCTTTCCCCAAACGACATAGATTATATACACGCGCACGGTACGGCAACGCAGTTAAATGACCGAAATGAAGCGCAGGTGATTCGGTATTTGTTTCCCCAAAATGTACCGATTAGTTCTACCAAAGGAGCAACTGGTCATACACTGGGAGCATCGGGAGCATTGGGAACAGCTTTCTGTTTAATGGGGTTGCATCATCAAATTTTACCGCCTTGTATTGGCTTAAAAGAATCAGAATTTGATTTAAATTTTGTCAGAAAAGCGCGTCCGTGTGAGATTCGGAATGTGCTTTGTTTGAGTTTTGGATTCGGGGGTCAAAATGCCGTGTTAGCGTTGGGGAAGATATGACAAGTAAGGAAGATTATATTCTTCCGCAAGTAGTGTTTAAAGCGCTTTCCCCTAGTAACACTCTTACCGAAAGCTCACAATGGCGCGATCGCTTTTTCTCTTCCCCAAAATTCTTCTATTTGATCGGAGAAGCAAAGAGTGGTATTACCCATGTATTGTCGCGCTTTAGCTAATAAATTTTTATTATCTCCTAAACGTTCGCATACTGTCACGGCTACAACTTCTTGAATTTGAGTATCTTCGTGATTTGCTAATTGTTCTAGAAAAGCAAAGATGCGTTTGATAGTATCTTCTCTATCGCCTAATTCCAACAGAGAAATTAAATATGGGTTGAGGATATCACCAAAGATAATATGCGCTCCTGATTGTTCGTCACCCCACCATTCAAGCTCTGATTCGTATTGCGATCGCAGTTCTGGTATTGCTGTTACCAGATGTTCGCCCAAGTTGTCGAATTTAATTTCTGTCATTGTTTAAGGGTTTAGATTTAAAGCGTCTTGAAGATCGTCTAAAAGGTTTTGAGCTATAGTGCGATCTTCAGGTGTTAGAGCTTCCTTTTCGAGGATTATCTGTAGCTGGATCGCCCTGCGTCTTCCTTTTTCAGAGTGAGATTTGCCACCGACTAGATTTCCTGTTATCCGTTCGTAAATTATTGCTCCGGCTGTACCACCTATAATTTTAGCGTTAGCTCGGAATAGTTCATCTACCGCATTTTGTAGTCGCGGATTGCTCACTGTTGGCTTTGTTTTGACTCTCAGATTATCTAGCAATATCTGAACTGTGTCTGGAATCTGAATTTTAACACTCTTGTTTTTAAACTTAGTAACTTGTAATTTTACACCAACAAGGTAAAAAGCGCTATACTCAAGTTTTACATAACTAAGCCCAGCTTGAACTATGACTGCTATTTAGCAGGGCAATTTTTGTTTGATATGAATTAATTACGTTTATGGTGGATATAGAACGCCATCAATACTTACAGCAATAGTGCCATCGGACATCCGATTAACTACATCTGTTCTACTTATTAACAAGTATTGCCCCTTCATCACCCTTCTCCCCTCTCTTGCCAACCCAATTCCTACCACAGTAAAAATAAATCCACAATCCTAAATTCGCATAAATTCACACATCTTATTATCGTGAAATGAAGATAAAGAAAATCGATCGCACTCTTCATTTCCAAAGTCAGAAAAATCCGATATGCACGGCAGGCTATCCGATCGCACCCTCATCACTCCTCTAATTATTACCATTTGAAACAAGCTCGATCGCCCAAAAATCTAAATGCTTTCTGGTGGATAAGCAGTACAGCCATTGCTATTAAATTGTTGGATAATTTTAGCAGCTTCAGGTTTGTTTTGTAACGATGGTCTTGTCGGTTGTTTAAGAGGTTTTGGATAAGAAAATTTCCAGATGTCTGCTCCCTGGCTTTTATAAATACCCAGTAATGCTAGATCGTTTCCTTGCTTAATCGCCAAAGAACGACCTAAATCACCTCTGTCAATGCGAATTTGTCCGTTAGATACAGAACCCATCGCAAATAAAAATGTACTCGCATCGTCTCCATCTGGGAAGTAACCGTGTATAATACATACGCGACCTCTGGAACTTGATGGATATATAATTAAAGTCTGTGCGTATGATGTTTCTAAGGCACTCAACCACTCGCCCAGAAATGGGGCTATAGATGAATCGCTTTGCGACCAAGCTCTCACAAAAGTATCTCGAATTCTAATTTGCGATGGAGTGCGTTCGTCTGCAACAACTTGTTTCTGTTGCCGAAAACGTGCGATGAGTCTTTGCACTTCTGCATCTGTTGGGTATCGCTGAGATTGTGCGAGAACTGGTAGACAAATAGCAGCCAAGATTGCCAAACTTACTGTGAAACTAATTTGCGATCGCTTCCTCATACCCTGCTTTCCTTTATTGCCAGATTATGATATTTTTATATCAACGCCAACGATACGATATTATCATGAATTATAAGCAAAAAAATGTCTAAAATAGCTTTTTTCGACAAAATAGCCTGAAAAAATAGGAACGCAACGATGACAGAAACCATCAATCTCTTTTCACCCGTAAAAATTGGCTGTTACACTCTACCAAACCGGATAGTAATGGCTCCCATGACTCGTATGCGAGCAATCGGTAGTATCCCCAATTCGCTAATGGCAACTTATTATGCCCAAAGAGCATCGGCGGGATTGATTATTACCGAGTCGGCGATGATTTCTCCCCTCAGCAATACCTACGTGAATTGTCCGGGAATTTATTCGCAAGCACAGGTGGAAGGATGGAAGTTAGTAACAGATGCTGTTCATACTAAAGGAGGAAAAATTTTCTTGCAAATTTGGCACAGCGGTCGCGTCGGACATCCTTCTTTATTGAATGGACAATTGCCAGTAGCACCAAGCGCGATCGCACCTAATTGGAAGTTGGATACTCCTCTAGGCAAGCTACCAATCGAAACACCTCGCGCCCTAGAAATCCATGAAATTGCAGAAATTATCGAGGAGTTCCGCATCGCGGCGAAAAATGCGATGTTAGCTGGATTTGATGGAGTAGAAATACACGGCGGTTTCGGCTTTTTAATCGATCAATTCCTCCAAGATGGTGCGAATCATCGCACAGATAAGTATGGTGGATCTCTGGCAAACCGCACCCGATTTTTGTTAGAAGTTGTGGAAACAGTGACGGGTGTTTGGGGAAGCGATCGCGTGGGTATCAAACTCGCACCCAGCAACACAGTTTACGGGATTTTCGATTCCGATCGCAAAGCTACTTTTAGCTATGCAATAGACGCGCTAAATTCTTTTAATTTAGCTTATATTCACTTGCCAGAACCCAAAGAAGTTGATATAATAAATGGCAATGTTATTAATCCAGTTGCGCCAACTTTTAGATTGATTTATAAAGGTGCGATCGTTACTAACTGTCTTTACGACAAAGCAAAAGCAAACGCTGTTTTAGCTGCTGGCGACGCAGACTTAGTTTCTTTTGCCAGATTGTTTATCGCCAATCCCGATTTGCCTGAGCGTTTCGCAAAAAATTATCCTTTAAACACGCCCAATCCAAAAACATTTTGTCCTGAAGGTGAAAACGAACTCGAAAAAGGATACACGGATTATCCTTTCCTCGAATCTAGTCTGATTTCGTCATCACCTTAAGCAACAAAAGAAACCTAATTTATTCAAAAAACTTGCTTTCTGCGCCTGGGAGAAAAAGAGAAGTTTGATACTTGTTCAACTATTAACGAATC
This window harbors:
- a CDS encoding photosystem I assembly protein Ycf4, translating into MTAQTINTSDRILRQDVLGSRRFSNYWWASVTTIGGVGFLLAGLSSYLHTNLLPLGDPTDLIFFPQGLAMTFYGTAGSLLALYLWLTIALDVGGGYNEFNQETGFVKIFRWGFPGKNRRIEFSCRTDDVQSIRVDIKDGLNPRRALYLRVKSRRDVPLTRVGQPMSLSELENQGAQLARFLGVPLEGL
- a CDS encoding peptidylprolyl isomerase; this translates as MQIKLGHWFASIILMGALLLGGCTQLQDATEASQSPSATETSAPVIQANNPEMTNLPRLEGKATVVMVVKGSPITIEVDGTNAPITAGNFVDLVQRGVYDGLVFHRVVREPQPFVVQGGDPQGKDPNFRGQLGTGGFEDPATGKPRNIPLEIKPKGADTPVYSKTINQPPVLNHKRGAVAMARSQFPDSASSQFYFALTDLPFLDGSYAVFGNVTQGMDVVDKIQQGDRIESAKVTEGAENLKK
- a CDS encoding beta-ketoacyl-ACP synthase; translated protein: MKVVVTGIGSICCLGTLETSWQNLISGQSGIRVHQPFPELEARPLALIGNKPAELLRLTRLVVTLALKDANLLPPLSNCGVAIGSSRSQQAVWEKLASISAFPIDGEAGKSLKDWLETLPHMGAIAAARQIATIGPVLAPMAACATGIWSIAQGFELIQTRQCDMVIAGAVEAPITRLTLAGFKQMGALAKTGAYPFDRYREGLVLGEGAAVLVLESLESAKRRGAKIYGQVLGFGLTNDAHYANAPEEGGWNAIAAIKQCLERSNLSPNDIDYIHAHGTATQLNDRNEAQVIRYLFPQNVPISSTKGATGHTLGASGALGTAFCLMGLHHQILPPCIGLKESEFDLNFVRKARPCEIRNVLCLSFGFGGQNAVLALGKI
- a CDS encoding DUF7674 family protein, encoding MTEIKFDNLGEHLVTAIPELRSQYESELEWWGDEQSGAHIIFGDILNPYLISLLELGDREDTIKRIFAFLEQLANHEDTQIQEVVAVTVCERLGDNKNLLAKARQYMGNTTLCFSDQIEEFWGREKAIAPL
- a CDS encoding alkene reductase gives rise to the protein MTETINLFSPVKIGCYTLPNRIVMAPMTRMRAIGSIPNSLMATYYAQRASAGLIITESAMISPLSNTYVNCPGIYSQAQVEGWKLVTDAVHTKGGKIFLQIWHSGRVGHPSLLNGQLPVAPSAIAPNWKLDTPLGKLPIETPRALEIHEIAEIIEEFRIAAKNAMLAGFDGVEIHGGFGFLIDQFLQDGANHRTDKYGGSLANRTRFLLEVVETVTGVWGSDRVGIKLAPSNTVYGIFDSDRKATFSYAIDALNSFNLAYIHLPEPKEVDIINGNVINPVAPTFRLIYKGAIVTNCLYDKAKANAVLAAGDADLVSFARLFIANPDLPERFAKNYPLNTPNPKTFCPEGENELEKGYTDYPFLESSLISSSP